GGAGAGCGGCGGGTTACTGGAGCATGGGAAGATCGACCCCGCGCTCGCGGGCGGTGCGGATCGCCTCCGGATACCCCGCGTCCGCGTGCCGCATGACCCCGGTACCCGGGTCCGCCGTGAGCACCCGCTGCAGTCGCCGGCTCCCGGACGTCGTTCCGTCGGCGACGCACACCATGCCCGCGTGCGTGGAATACCCGACGCCGACGCCACCTCCGTTGTGGATCGAGATCCAGCTCGCCCCGCAGGCGGTGTTGAGCATCGCATTGAGCAGCGGCCAGTCCGCGATCGCGTCGGATCCGTCCCGCATGCCCTCGGTCTCCCGATTCGGCGAGGCCACGGAGCCGGTGTCGAGGTGATCGCGCCCGATCACGATGGGCGCCCGCACCTGTCCCTTCTTCACGAGCCAGTTGAACCGCTCGCCCATTTCCGCCCGCTCGCCGTATTCGAGCCAGCAGATGCGGGAGGGGAGGCCCTGGAAGCGCACCCGCGCGCGCGCCTGCCGGATCCAGCGGGCCAGCGCCTCCTTCTCGGGGAACGTCTCGAGGACGGCGGCGTCCGTCGCCGCGATATCCGCGGGGTCGCCGGAGAGGGCGGCCCAGCGGAAGGGGCCCGCGCCGCGGCAGAAGAGGGGTCGAATGAAGGCCGGTACGAAGCCGGGAATGTCGAAGGCCTCGGCCATCCCGCGCAGGTCGGCGACCTGGCCCCGGAGGTTGTTGCCGTAGTCGAACGCGATGGCCCCTCGCGCCTTGAGCGCGAGCATGGCGGACACGTGCGCCACCATGGAATCGAGGACGCGCTCCACGTAGGCGTCCGGGTCGGAGAGGCTCAGCGCTTCGGCCTCCTCCACGGACAGGCCTGCGGGGATGTAGCCGAGGCGGAGGTCGTGCGCCGACGTCTGGTCCGTGAGCACGTCGGGTACGACGCCGCGCTCTGCGA
This is a stretch of genomic DNA from Candidatus Palauibacter polyketidifaciens. It encodes these proteins:
- the hutU gene encoding urocanate hydratase is translated as MKPAGPIRAPRGTTLSCKGWHQEAALRMLMNNLDPDVAERPDDLVVYGGAGKAARNWAAYAKIVETLRRLENDETLLIQSGKPVGVFRTHEEAPRVLIANAHLVPRWGDVDEFRRLDALGLTMYGQMTAGSWIYIGTQGILQGTYETFAELARQHFGGSLAGRLVVTAGLGGMGGAQPLAATMNGGAFLGVEVREDRIRRRLDTGYCDRMATDLDEALELLSGAVDRREALSVALLGNIAEILPALAERGVVPDVLTDQTSAHDLRLGYIPAGLSVEEAEALSLSDPDAYVERVLDSMVAHVSAMLALKARGAIAFDYGNNLRGQVADLRGMAEAFDIPGFVPAFIRPLFCRGAGPFRWAALSGDPADIAATDAAVLETFPEKEALARWIRQARARVRFQGLPSRICWLEYGERAEMGERFNWLVKKGQVRAPIVIGRDHLDTGSVASPNRETEGMRDGSDAIADWPLLNAMLNTACGASWISIHNGGGVGVGYSTHAGMVCVADGTTSGSRRLQRVLTADPGTGVMRHADAGYPEAIRTARERGVDLPMLQ